The window taattggaactactctttgaccattgttttttttttttaatctttttagggaaaacatttaatttttcttcaatcacattataattgtaaaaaaatcgagaaaaaaactgaaaaatcaaaaaaataaaaaaaaaacgatTAAAACCGAAATATaaaaaccgattgtatattggtttgatttggtttatagatttagaaaatcgacattgttggtttggttatattttaatgaaaaaccgaaccaacccgacctatgtacacccctaatcaAACACATactaagtagccgtttggccatgaaaactaaaaatttttggagttggagttgaagttgaaattgaaattggagttagagttgtgtttggccatgtcttttttgaaaattttattttacttttgaaaaaactttttaaaatataattttatgccctaacttttacaaactatcaaaatcacccaagtaaaatttacctactaatggaaaaagaacacaattagtcACTATTATAAAAAGGAATAATTACATAACTTAGCCAATATTGACTTCTAATAAACTTAATTAGCctagtttcaattaattataattcataacttttctcatatattttttttttctctattttctattactttccttcttttttttcctttttagttttttcccacatttttttttcgttttctctttcttttcttttgtcaattttttttttcataactatgtttcaatttttttttttcgttttctattttccttttgtatttttttctttttctttttttcctttttattttttctcctttttttttgactattttctattactctttttttttcttccttttttcttttccttttttgttttctctttcttctttcttttttcaattttttctttttcgtgtctttttttcattttgtctttttttttccctttcttcttttccttttttattttttccttcttttttttttgtttttttttctctattttctgttattctccttctttttttatattttttcttctttttctcacattttttctctttttttttcttttttttttccttttttacattTGTGCgaattaacaaacacaaatacaagtgtgaattatgttttaattttttctttttctttttcatttatattttttttctttttcttttttctcctttttttgtctattttctattactctttttttttcttaattttttctttttcgttttttttgttttctctttcttctttcttttttcaattttttcttttccattgtCTTTTTTtcgttttgtcttttttttttctttttcttcttttcctttttatttttttctttttttattttttttctctattttctattactcatcttctttttttgtatttccccccctttttctcacattttttcttcttttttttctttttgtttttctccttcttttcatttgtgcgaactagcaaataCGAATACAAGTCTGAACtatgtttcaattttttcttttttgttttcttttttttctcttgtatttttttatttttttctccttttttttgtctattttctattactctttttttttcttcatttttcttttcctttttttatttctctttcttctttcttttttcaatttttttctttttctttggtttttttttttttttttttttttttttttctccttcttttcatttgtgcgaactagcaaacacaaatacaagtgtgaactataaaatataaatacaaaggcgaattataacatacaaatacaagtggaaactataaaatctaaatacaaatgcgaactatagcatatagatacaagtgtgatctatcatttgtattttttaattattgaaaaggaacgattgattttctttttacgaatacttttttgtatttatttatacgagttgtatttattgatacaaataaatacaattcaattttttttataaaaatacaatatatataaatacaatacgtatttgtatttttaaaatcattggtttcatttgtttgtaattgtatttgtatcaagtgatattgatttattaacaaatacgaataataattttgacatacaaatacaaaatggtacatttgtatcaaatgatacattgcatatttatatattttagaataaagaaaatacaattaatgcatttacttgtttgtatacaaatacaaatgataaattgtacataatcacggctaaatataatatgcaatcaacttacaaatacaaatacaaaataattctttaaaaataaaaagacatcgacgaaaatagaatacaaatacaaatataatctaaatatacaaacacaataaaatcatgatacaaatataatccaatataatataaagtcaattataaaatacaaatacaaaacagttctttaaaatacaagcgcgaattatataaaatataaatgatggtgcgaactaacaaatacaaatacaagtgcgaactataaaatacaaatataaatgcgaactacaaaatacaaatacaagcgcgaactttaaaatacaaatacagttgtatcaatgaatacaaaaatataaatgacggtgtgactacaaatagataaacaattatggtatttacgttatcatcaatgacttgtgctcgagtagttatattttttaaagatacaaaaaatataaaatagaacaaaaaaaatgataaagaaaataagtacaaaaaagaaaataaaaaaaatgagatagaagagagaaaaatatatataaaaaatgaaaaaaaataaaataggaaaaattagaaaaaagaagaagaaaaatgaggaaaacacgaaaaggaaaaaagaaaaaagaaaaaaaatggtagtgtttttggcaagactaaatatgtagtgtatttatgtttttatgaatacagaccactgagtaaaagtgaatacaacagCTGTGAATCGAATACAACAGCTAAATGgtactatatttatattttatatgaatacagactattgataaaatcgaatacagcgggcgtaaattgaatacaacggctataaatggtaattatgtaaaatatggctaTGAAAGGTGAGTTTTTCAGCAAAATatagctatttttgaaagatttccttataaaaataattacatatacatggtcatatttaatgaatttcaattatgacatatataatatttacaataatagtcgttttctcatatttgaaaattttaaatatgaatgttatattaacagatcactgttTCCTGTTTTTTagatatcaaatattatttttcaaacaaatttatttttttagaaatttgtttaatttatttccttcattttccgttcctaaaatatagaaaatgatgagttgttattaaattttaggatgccgctaatttatttctttaagttttttatacatgaaagattttactgtgtgtgaataaattatttctatgtaaaacatgttttgcatatttatggtatattatatcatataccataaatatataaatatgcttagtatgtttctttatactttgtatttatatatatgtgtgtatatggtatatacatggtataaacttcatatataacatactttgtatatttatgttataaatatgcttagtatgtttcttaatactttgtatatttatatatgtgtgtatatggtatatacatggtataaactttatatataacatactttgtatatttctattataaatacaatactttatatatttatgggttaaatataaattagcaataaaataatgttttaaataagggagaaaattaaataagggataaaaataatgatgagagagaaaaaaagatatatattaattaggatagcattaagtttgaaattataattatcttattctttaaaactgctatatacgtaatattgaaaaagtaatgttataaggagagttttatgtaaaaatttaaaagattggggttatatgtaataataataaaagttgaagttggagttgaaaaattgtgaaaacaccacaatttccaactccATAAAAAATTttcggaaaaaaataaaaaatctccatGGCCAAATGGGCCCTAAAACTTAGGAAGATTTTTAAAGtttctaataaaaaaaagtaaagcaTCTAATACCCTAAATTATGACCGAATTCGCTACGACACACTCTAACTTCACAAGGGTTGTATTATCCCCTAAACtcaattttgtatatttttgtcacactttttagctgatgtgataCTTTTTTAGCTGACGTAACACCTTTAACGCGAGTCtcatttttatgttataaaagTGTCATGTCCGcacaaaaggatgacaaaaatacattaaaattgagttcagggtaATAGGATTGAaatgtgtcgtaacaactttagTCATAGTCCCCAAAAaggtactccctccatttcaaaataaataaattattgagcTACTCCCtgtgtcccattttacttgtccaaaatttcttaatttgatttcttattttacttgttatttttcattaatcaagacaagataattttttttttcttttttatccttagtattaattgtttcttctccaaattaaaatgtaaacatcattttaATAAGAGTACTACGATAAAATAGGATGaagggagtatttttttaatgttcaaaataaatatattgtccATTTTTAAAAGACATGTtggaaatttcttttaattttatctttttatttaatgaggtttttaagtcatattttttgaaaaaataatttaagaataattaaagGGTAATCGTGAAaagtaatttatattttaagaataatttaattattttaaaatagagggagagtataaaaaaataaaaaataccaagTCATAATAAATGTTTAAATGAGCGCATGGCCACATGACTGGATAATATTATCTTGGCGCCTTTTCGTTATTGTAAGGTCATGGCCATTCTTCTCTTTCTTGTATGACTAGTAGCAAAACTAACTAGTGCCACCGTCAAGGCgtgtgcaaaattaaatatacGATCATAATATCTAATATTTAACCTTTATACGTCGACTAAGAGTGTGCATCAGACCCTTCTTCGCCTAAGGTGGCTCTGAGTGGCTGAGAAACAAAGAATATGCTGGCATTTCTCTCAACCAGAACAGGTGGTGTTCTTCCACCAACACTTGTGTTTGGACCCAACGTAAAATGGTCGAAGAATTCGAGACGTTTAAGGATGTTTGCTggtgaatttccagattttctgCCTAAACAAGTTGAAGATATCAAAGACCTTTATGCTAGAAAGTTGGCTTCAAGAATTGAGAGACTGCCTGTAAGcttttcattttctttgttaCTTTCAAAATGTGATACTACTTCCTCTATTCCAATTTGTGTAACGATGTTTGATTGTGTTGGTTTAAAACCGTTAAAAGGGAAATAACGCAGGAATTTAATTCAAAAGCTGGCCGCTGAGAATATGCAGAGAGgttgattatttttttgtaaaagccATCTATAATTGATCATCTACTTAACAACTTAAATAGTTgttattacaactaaaaataggacaaataaacaacctatttctatcaaaattaaaataactaattagtttcctaccaaagataggactcctaatttaactaggattTGTACGTTAAAAGGAAAAGGCcggagaaaaaagagaaaaaaagctGCATTCTTAAAGCAACTTTCAACAGATTGATCTATGATGGAAAGAAAggctttttaaaattatttgtttaaaataaGTTGGAGTATTTGTGTGtgcataaataatattaaatgtaAATTTAAAGGTAAATTGTTACTCATGTTTCAATTAGTTTGACTGCTTTTGACTTGGCACCGACTTTAAGAAAGTACAAAAGTTTTGtgaattttatagttttaaattaaagatatccctttttgttggttgtttttatgttttttgttatatttgttatttgtgctgagccggaggtctatcggaaaccgCCTCTGTACTTCAACTGAGGTAACGGTATGGattgtgtacattttacccttcctATACTCCACTTTGTGGGAAATGTTGTTGTTGAAACTATAGATATGTGGAATATGTCAAAATGTATTTTCATCTTGTGGTtttggtcttaaacatgtcacgtaTAAAGCTGAAATTAAAGTGTTGtcgaaaacaacaacaacaacaaacccagtgtattcccacttagtggggtctgggaagggtaagatgtacgcagtccataccactacctccgaagaagtgaAGTGTTGTCGAAAAATAAGgagatattcttttttaaatgaaaaagtaagacaaacaaattgaaacaagaCTAGTGCTTTATAACATGAAATCTATACTACTAGATTTGCGACATGGATGAAGATACTCAATGCAGCTACGACGGTATATGTTTATGTCTCTGAATCTTGACGTTAGATATGAATTAGTTTACAAGGAACAAGAGACCACATTTTTTGCTCTTCTTAAAGCTATATAGAAGTGGCATGGTGTCAAACACTTCAGAACATCCCAACATGGAAGGAGTATCATATTCTGGGGAGCAAGGACTGTGTTTCATTAACTTGTGATTGTTTAGGTGCAACTTATAGTAGAGGCGAATCCATAATTTTGAGAATTTGGGTGCTGACTAGTGACTACTACTTGACAGTGACACACTACTTTGTGGCAAGCCGTGTGGATTTAGTACGAATATATATTTACAAGATATTTTCATGTACACACGCTCACTTGGAATAGAATGCAGCGGGCATGGATGCACCCATTGTAGAGGTGTCCAACCATCATATGCGACTTAATCATTcttcttttatgtattttgtcCTTATAATCTTAATAAAGTCACATATCCAGATATATTGCTCTGAATTGAATTAAACATTCTCTTTCTTTATGAAGTTTTGGTTACTGCCTTTGTTTGATGGTCCAGCTTCATTGCTGGTTCATTTTAGGTAGACTTATCGAAGGGATGTGTCATGAGTAGTTGTGTGAAGCCAGAAGAACAGACACAGACCAATCCAGTTGTGCTTCTCCATGGTTTTGATAGGTACATGTCATGCCAAGCTAATAGTTCTGACCACTTTCTCTTGCTGTGTTTGTGTTATTCATTATCTCTCATTGTTCAGTTCATGTTTAGAGTGGAGATACACTCTTCCGATGCTTGAGGAGGCTGGGTTGGAGACATGGGCAGTTGATATCCTTGGATGGGGTTTCTCTGATTTAGGTACTTTTCATGTTCTGGCTCTTTCTCAGTTTTTATTTGTCGAAAAGATTTTGCAAACAAAAACGAAGACTTGCTCATGGTTTGTGTCGTTTTGTTTCATGTGACATTTAAGAAAGGCTTCCGTCATGTGATGTAGTTTCCAAGCGTGATCATCTTTACCAGGTACCTCCTAATTCTAAAATATGGCCTAATCTAGTGTGTACAAACTTGAAAGGTTGGAATTAGTCTCTTTCATCACACATTCTAATAAATGTTATATCGCATATCTAAGTTCAAACTTAAGGTAAAGCTAACCTTCAATTTTTCCGTAGTAGTACACTATAATACTTAGTAAGCAGTGACATGTACCACAGTTATACCCCATTGTTCGTTGGTAAGATATCACAATCATGCAGCATTATGAAGGGGCACCCTTGCTTTCTTAGTATGCAGCGACGCGCACCACAGTTGTACTCCATTTTTCGGTGGCATGGTATCACAGATATGCAGCATTGTGTAGGGGTACCCTTGCTTACAGGGCACAGGCCTACACTAGGAAATTATGGAAATAGTGTGTATTTGTCTAAGTTTATCTGTAAAACAACTAAAAAGATAATAAAGGTCAGGCAGATCTCCTTCCTGAAAGATCATGTTGAAGAATCAGTCagataataaaattttgaaagaattttctatTTGCATGTTTTGATAGTTTTCAGTTTCGTTGTTCTTTCAGCTGTGGTCTACCTACATCAAGAGGCCAATGGTACTTGTTGGACCTAGTCTTGGATCTGCGGTTGCTATTGACTTTTCTGTCAAATATCCAGAAGCAGTAAGTACATTCAGTAACTTTGGTTGCTTGTCCAGATGTTGTAGATTTCTTTCTAGTATGACGAAGGTACTATTTTATGCTCACCGCAAGTAGCTTTAATGTTATCAGGTTGATAGGCTGGTTTTAATTGATGCAAGTGTTTATACGGAAGGTACTGGAAACCTTGCAACCTTACCCAAAGCCGTAGCTTATGCTGGGGTGAGTTAGCTCCTAGTCCTCTTATAACAAAAGGATACATTCTACGCCAGATTGAATTGTTTCGTGTAACATAACATATATGTAACAATGTCTGTGGTTTATTAACAACTTGGTTTATGATTAGCAAACACAAGTAGTAAAACAACAGAAACTTTTGCCTAGTTGCTAGTGATGGTTGATCAACTTAATCGATCATAGTTTAGCATCCGTTATACTGGCTCTCATTGTCTGTCAGATCTTTCTCTTAATGCTGCAAAACACTGAACTCTTAATATCAATTTGTTACCATACAATATTCTATTAAAGGGAAAGACCAGTGATATAAATATACTCAGATATGTTTCAATACTTTGACTATCTTCCATCTGTATTTCTTGTTCTTTTTGCTAATCTGAGAACAACTTGCTGCAGGTCTACTTGTTGAAAAGTGTCCCACTTCGCTTATATGCAACATCATTAGCTTTCAATGGCTTACCATTAGATACCTGCATAGACTGGACAAATGTAAGTTTTGACCCATTGATCTTTTCTAGAAACCTGAAGGTCGCGGGGATCAGATATTCATATTTTTGATGCTCTTAGCTCTACACTTTCTGATTATCTGGTTTTCTATCCAGATTGGCCGCTTACATTGTTTATTACCTTGGTGGGAGGatgctttggtgaatttcatGACCAGTGGAGGTTACAATGTCATTTCTCAGATAGAACATGTATGTTCCGATTTACTAAATTTTCTCAAGTGTTTCCTAAATAGACATGTCGTTTGTTACCTTTCGTTACTTTCTTTTTGCATTGACTCTAGTATCAAGCAACACTTTCTCGCTGTATTTAGTAGACAATGACGATCATGGAGACTAGCAATACTGAGTTTAATCTTAACATAGTTGCTATTCGGGCATGCAGTTGTTGGCGTATAAATACAGGAACTCCTGGGGACTGGTTTAGTTTTGAAAAATCTGTTTAAATAAGAGAGATGCATTCTGTTGTATTGTTGTAAAACAGACCAGACGAGGGATATTCCATAAGTATTAACTGCAAACACTGCTGAACTTCTCTGGAAATTACAAACCTACTAGCTTTAGACGTCATTAAAATCATTCATGTGGTATGTAAACTAGTGGATCTTGAGGCTGATCGATCCAACTTGTTTCTGATTCTGCTATTACATGCCATGAGAGTGTTTCTAGCTGTAGCTCCATTTCTACGTTGTCTACTGGTTACCTGCTTGTCGCAATGGAAAATTGTACAGCATTCTCATGCTAGGACACCTGTTAATTGTTATGCAGGTCAAGCAAAAAACACTAATAATTTGGGGTGAAGATGATCAGATTATCGACTACAAACTAGCAGTGGTATGTTTCTTTCTAACTTAGGAACAATATAACCTGTTAGCGCCTAGATGCCTTATATTCAATACACGGAGTGTTACTGAAGTGTCCATTGACTTTTATGTTTGCCAGAGATTGCACTGTGAACTTCCTAATGCAATTCTGCGCCAAATACCAAAGTGCGGCCATATCCCTCATGTGGAGAAGCCTGATGCTGTCTCCAGGTTGATAGTGGACTTTGTTCGCGATGACCAATCACAAAAGGCAAATCCTGAATCGGTCTCTACCATCTCAGTTGCAGCTTGATTGCTGGTACTTGTACGAGCAGATAGTTAGCATATCTCACGCGTGAATATCCTTCTTCCTGATTCTACTTAGCGATGAGGTTAGTTTGCCAGCTTCAATGGTGAATATGCTCTCATTCTTTGAGCACCGTCGACCAGTATGGCCTTCATATTGGTTATCAATGGTGCTTTGGTGCTTTGGCATCCAGTAGAGAAGTGTAATAAACTGAATACTCAAGCAGAGAGTATTAGCTTATTGCTTTAGCATTCTGGTGGTCATCAGTCCGTACTAGTAGTTGTAGTATCGCCCCTATAGTTTCGGGTCCTTCGAATTCTGTTATTATTTGTTGTCTTGTCTTGTACTTTGACTATCATTTTAGTTTGTTGTAGTTATAGTCCTCTACTATTTGAGGTTTTTGTTACTATTTGTTATTTCTTGTACAGTAcaagttgtatttttattatttctggATTGCTTTAGACTGTTTTTTTCcatgagtcgagggtctatcaaaATCAGCCTCTCTGCCATTAAGATAGAGGTAAGGTTTGCGTAGGCTCTGCTCTTCCTAGGCCATTTTGTGGGATtaaactgggtatgttgttgtttccgGTACATGTTTCGTCCAGCACATGCTTAATCTTATTTTATGCCAATCACCAGTTATTATGAACTAATGTGACTTGCTCTTGATATGTCTTGTGGTACAACAAAAGTGCAACACTTCACATACTATTATTTTCTTAAGGGGACTCTACATTAAGTTCAAAGGTTTGTAACTGGTTTATAAAAAGTAGTTCCCAAGTCATTATCCCTTATTAAATCATTAAAATACACAGGCATGTGCAATAATGTCACCATCCAAGTGAAACAATTATATGAAAAGAAACCAAACAAGTTTGCAGTCCACACATACACTTCACCTTGCCCTTTTTGCCTACATAAACCaaacaagattaaaaaaaaaaatacatcttgCTTTGAAACTTCTTAAAGCTGTTAATGCACTTTTACACCTAACCGCAACTAACATGGTGTCCCGACTAGCTTATGTGCACGGCAATTACACTAAATACATCGCGCACATAATTTTTACTCATTTCATTGACTATTTTTACTCATGTGCACGGCAATTACACTAAATACATCGCGCACATAATTTTTACTCATTTCATtgactatttttactcatttcaTTGACTACTAGATCGCACCGAGTGCTAAATGAAGAAAGCTTGTTGGATTCATTATGTAATATGGCAAGCTCAAAGGGTGGTAAAGAAAGTGAAAAGAAAACCCTTCTTTGGTTTATTCCCTTGTGAAAAAACAAGATTCCATTGACTCTGACAACTAGGATACTTGACCCTATTTGTGCACTTCTTTAAGTTGGATTTTCAATTATACTTTGCTcatattctttaatattatatgcAAGCACAAAGAAACAAAGATGAAAGTAGAGGCAGATGGACAGAGGGGAACtacaaatattttaataaagggATGCACTAATATACTAGAGATGGTGAGAGTAGGGTAGCAAGTACTcattgataaaatgtctaaaataaaaaaatacaggCTTCTCATTCATGTCTCTACTTCTCTAGATATACAAAAAGGAAAATCCTAAAAGAAGAAGAGATCAGATTCTTCTACATTACTAGTACATATTACTACCCCAGAAACAGCCACATCTCCATTTCAACAAGGAATCTGATTCCAACTTTGTCCACTCAAAATGgagataaagaacaagaagaaaataacaaaagaaatagTAGCCCAAGTGGAAGTGTGTCCAGATGATTCTCCCCCCTGCTGACCATTGAAAAATGCTACCCCCATTACCCATACTTTGTGCCAAAAGTTCATTATCTTCTTTCATTCACTGCCTCACATTCAGACTTTTCTTAATAAACTCTTACGCATACTACTACCAAGCTGCTGGTTAACAAAAGTGCTATGGTGAAAAGAACTTTGTTTTGATGAAGAGTAACCGAGCCGCTGCCATCTGGGTTGAAGCCACCATTTCCTGCTGGTCCTAGACCAAAAGCTGGATTGGTAATACCTGTATTAGTTCCTGTGCCTGTGCCTGTTCCAGTGCCGGTGCCGGTGCCGGTGCCTGTTCCGGTGCCGGTCCCAGTTCCAATCCCTGGATTTGTTGTGGTTCCTGGTGTAGTTGGGGTTGTGGTACCAGTGTTGCTGGTTTAAGTAAAAAGACAATATGAGTGAAAGAACAAGATACACCATCCATTAACTAGAACAACATGATAAACCCTCGGCTCAAAAGAAGTGTAGGGAAATCATGATAGACAGGAAAATAACGGCAACAAAAATAGG of the Capsicum annuum cultivar UCD-10X-F1 chromosome 11, UCD10Xv1.1, whole genome shotgun sequence genome contains:
- the LOC107848146 gene encoding uncharacterized hydrolase YugF; translated protein: MLAFLSTRTGGVLPPTLVFGPNVKWSKNSRRLRMFAGEFPDFLPKQVEDIKDLYARKLASRIERLPVDLSKGCVMSSCVKPEEQTQTNPVVLLHGFDSSCLEWRYTLPMLEEAGLETWAVDILGWGFSDLERLPSCDVVSKRDHLYQLWSTYIKRPMVLVGPSLGSAVAIDFSVKYPEAVDRLVLIDASVYTEGTGNLATLPKAVAYAGVYLLKSVPLRLYATSLAFNGLPLDTCIDWTNIGRLHCLLPWWEDALVNFMTSGGYNVISQIEHVKQKTLIIWGEDDQIIDYKLAVRLHCELPNAILRQIPKCGHIPHVEKPDAVSRLIVDFVRDDQSQKANPESVSTISVAA